The DNA sequence CCGACGGGCCGGGCCGGCTGGACTGGCTCGCCACCCCCACTCAACGGCTCGCCGAGTTCACCGCCGGGGACGTGTTCCACGACGCCCTGCCGGAGCTGGTGGCCCGGTCGGCCGGGCCGACCGGTGGGCTGACCGGTCGCCGCGCGGTTCTCGCCTGGTACCCACCGGACATCTGGCGGTACGTGCTGGCCGCGGCCTGGGCCCGGGTGGCCGGCGAGGAGCCGTTTGTCGGCCGGTGCGGGGAGGTCGGCGACGAGATCGGCGGCGCGGTGGTGACCGCCCGGATCGTGCGGGACCTGATGCGGCTGGCGTTGCTGGTCGGCCGCTGCTATCCGCCGTACCACAAGTGGCTGGGCAGCGCGTTCGCCCGGCTGCCGGACGACGACGGGCTGTGCGCGACGTTGGCCGCGGCGTTGTCGGCGACCGGGTGGAGCGTGCGGCAGCGGCGGCTGTGTCAGGCGTACGAGCTGCTGGCGGTGCGGACCAACCAGCTCGCGCTGGCCGCACCGGTGGAGCCGACGGTACGGCCGTTCCGGGACCGGCCGTTCCTGGTGCTCGACGCGGCCAGGTTCGCTCGGGCACTGTGGTCGGCGATCGGTGACCGCGAGCTGCGGGCGCTGCCGGTGCTGGGGGCGGTGGATCAGGTCGTCGACCACACCGCGCTGCTCACCGATGTCGCGCGGACCCGCACGGTGATGGGTTGCGTCCTGGGACTGGACCACGACGGGACGCGGCCAAACGAACGTTAAGCTTGCTGGGTGTCGATCGGCACCGTCGGCCCGCCACCGCGGGCCGGCGCCGGCCCGCTCACCACCCTGGAGCGCACCACCATGACCGTCGAACGCGTCCTGCCCACGCCCGAGGCATACGACCTGATCGAGTTGGCCACCGAGCTTGCCGACCGGGAGCTGGCCGGCCGGGCCGCCGATTTCGAGGCGCGGGCCGAGTTCCCCCGGGAGGTGGTCCGCACCCTCGGCCGGGCCGGTCTGCTCGGCCTGCCGTTCGCGGAGTCCGACGGCGGTGCGGGCCAGCCCTACGAGGTGTATCTGCAGGTGCTGGAGGTGCTGGCCAGCCGTTGGTTGGCGGTCGCCGAGGCGGTCAGCGTGCACACGTTGTCCTGCTATCCGGTGGCCGAGTACGGCACTGACCGGCAACGGAAGCTGTTGCCGGAGATGCTCGGCGGTGAGCTGCTGGGTGCGTACTGCCTCAGCGAGCCGCAGGGCGGGTCGGACGCGGCGGCGCTGACCACCCGGGCGGTTCGCGACGGGGACGACTACGTGGTGACCGGGACGAAGGCGTGGATCACCCATGCGGCGGTGGCTGACTTCTACAACGTCTTCTGCCGCACCGGCGGACCTGGAACGCGGGGCATCTCGTGTCTGTTCGTCCCGGCCGGCACCGCCGGCGTGCTGCCGCAGCCGGCGGAGCGCACCATGGGCCTGCGCTCCTCCCCGGTCGCCCAACTGGTGTTCGACCAGGCCCGGGTGCCGGCGGAGCACCTGGTCGGTGCCGCGGGCTCCGGCTTCGGTGTGGCGATGTCCGCGCTGGCCGCCGGCCGGCTGGGGATCGCCGCCTGTGCGGTCGGGCTGGCCCAGGCCGCGCTCGACCACGCGGTCGGCTACGCCCGGGAGCGGGAGCAGTTCGGCCGGCCGATCATCGACCTGCAGGGGCTGGGGTTCCTGTTGGCGGACATGGCCACCCAGGTGTCGGCCGCTCGGGCGGTGACCCTGGCCGCGGCCCGGTTGCGCGACGCCGGTCGGGCGTACGCCGTCGAGGCGGCCAAGGCCAAACTGTTCGCCACCGACGTCGCGATGAAGGTCACCGTCGACGCGGTCCAGGTGCTCGGCGGGTACGGCTACGTGGCCGACCATCCGGTGGAGCGGTACCTGCGCGAGGCGAAGGTGCTGCAGATCGTGGAGGGGACGAACCAGATCCAGCGGGTGGTGATCTCCCGGGCACTGGCCCGGTGACGGTAGGTTTCTCGCCGTGGAAGAGACCGATCGCGCTATCGTCGCCGCGCTGACCACCGACGGCCGGGTGTCGTACACCGAGCTGGCCGAGCGGGTGGGCCTGTCGGTGTCGGCGGTTCATCAGCGGGTGCGCCGGCTGGAGCAGCGCGGGGTGGTCAACGGCTACACCGCCCGGGTGTCGTACGAGGCGGTGGGGCTGCCGTTGAGCGCGTTCGTCGCGATCCGGCCGCTGGACCCGTCCCAGCCGGACGACGCCCCGGAACGGCTGTCGCATCTGGCCGAGATCGATTCCTGTTATTCGGTGGCGGGGGAGGACTTCTACCTGTTGCTGGTCCGGGTGGCGAGCCCGGCGGATCTGGAACGGCTGCTGCAGGAAATCCGGACGGCGGCGAACGTCACCACTCGCACGACGGTGGTGCTGTCCACCCCGTACGAGTCACGTCCGCCGAAACTCGTCTGAGTCTGTCGCCCGGCGTCATCCCGGCACGGCTGCCGGGATGCAGCTCCCTTCCTATCATCCTAGGATGCACTAGGCGTTGTGCTCAACGCCATCGCGCACCCCAACGGCCCAGCGACCACGCTGACTGCCGCACCGTTTGAAGCCCACGACGCCGGGCATGCAGGAAGCACGGACGGAAACCGTCCGGTCAGTACCGCGATAGGAGTGATCGACCATGGGCATGACCGACAAGGCGCGCAACAAGGCCGAGGAGCTCAAGGGCCAGGCGAAGGAGCGCTACGGCGCGGCGACCGACAACGAGCAGATGCGGGCCGAGGGCGCCGCCGAGGCGAGCAAGGCCCGGACCAAGGACGCGGGGGAGCACGCGAAGGACGCCGGACGTAACGTACGGGACGCGTTCAGCGGCTGACGAGCAGCGGGCCGGATCAGCCGGTGGTGGTCGTCCGTTGCCGGGACCACCACCGCTGTCCGGACTCCGGAAGCGTGTCGATCGGGTCGTAGTACGGGTACCGCCGCCCCAGGTCGTCGGAGCTGTCGAGTGAGGTGCGGTAGTTCTTGGTCCAGTAGGAGATGCCGTGCTCCCGGTCGTACTCGGTGAGCATGTGCACCCAACGCTTGCCGACCAGGGGCACGTCGCACACGATCCGTGGGGTGGCATAGCCCGGTAGATAACCCATCAGGTCGTGCTGCAGCTGCTGCGCCGTCCGGACCGGGACCCGCCAGTGTTCGGCGTTGGGGATCATGTCGCAGAGATAGAAGTAGTACGGGAGGATGCCGGCTTCGCCCTGGAGCGCGAAGCAGAGGTCGAGCAGACTGTGCAGGTCGGCGTTGACCCCGCGCATCAGCACTCCCTGGTTGCGCACGTCGCGGATGCCCACGTCGAGCGCGGTCTGGGCGGCCCGGGCGACCAGCGGGGTGAGTGACTGCACGTGGTTGACGTGGGTGTGGATGGCAAGGTTGACGCCACGGCTGGCGGCGGTGCGGGCGACACGTTCCAGGCCGGTCACGACATCGGGCTGCAGCCAGTGCTGGGGTAGGCCCATGAGCGCCTTGGTGGCCAGCCGGATGTCGCGAATGCTGTCTATCTCCAGCAGGCTCTGCAGGTAGCTTTCGAGATGCCGCCAGGGGAGGTTCGCCACGTCGCCGCCGGAGACGACGACGTCGCGGACTCCGGGGTGCCCGCGCAGGTAGTCGAGATGCGCCTGGTAGCGGTTGGTGGGCTTGAGGGTCAGGCGGAGTTTGTCGATGGTCGGGGTGGAGTTGCCGACCAGGTCCATCCGGGTGCAGTGCCCGCAGTACTGCGGGCAGGTGGCGAGGAGTTCGGCGAGGACCTTGGTCGGGTAGCGGTGGGTCAGTCCTTCCGCCACCCACATGTCGTGTTCGTGCAGGGAGTCGCGGCTGGCGTACGGGTGGGACGGCCAGTCGGTCCGGCGGTCGCTGGCCAGCGGGAGCATGTAGCGCCGGATCGGGTCGGCCCGCAGGGAGTCGGTGTCGGGTGCGCTGGCTGGCACCATCGTGTTGATCATCTGCGGGGTGACCAGCATGGACATGGTGGCGTGTCGGCTCTGGTCGGCGTCGAGTTCGGCGTAGAAGCCGTCGTCGACGAGGTCGCCGAGGACGGCGTGCAGTTGGGCGACGGTCTTGACGCAGTGGGCCCGTTGCCACTGGGCGGACTGCCACTGGTCGGGGGTGACGTCGCGCCAGCCGGGTAGTCGGGTCCAGTCGGGTTCGACGAGTTCGCGGCGTTGGTATTCGTACGGCTGGGGCAGCGTCGGGGTGGTTCCGGGGCTGTCTGCCGAGATGGGTTGCGGCATCGGTCCTCCTGGCTCGGTGCGTCCGGTGGGGCGTACCGCACTCCTGGATAATTTCCTGTGTGTTGACTAGTCTGCCGTAAGTCTTCCGGTCTTGCTAGGTGCGAGGTGGTGATTCGGTTGTCGATCGGTGGCTCCGGGCGGGTAGGTGTCGTCTCCCGCGCAGGTGGCGGCAGACTGAGCTGATGACGACTCGTACGGTGGGTTCGGAGGCCGGACTGCCCGCGGTCCTGTACCGGGGCGGCAGGTTGTACTGCCCGGCGGTGCCGGGAGCGACGGCGTTGCTGGTGCGTGACGGCCGGATCGGCTGGTTGGGTGCGGACGCGGACGCGCCACGGGCGGATGTCGTGGTCGACCTGGCCGGCGCGCTGGTGACCCCGGCCTTCGTCGACGCGCATGTGCACGCGACCGACACCGGTCTGGTGCTTTCCGGCCTGAATCTGTCGTCGGTGCGTTCGCCGGCCGAGCTGGTCGACCGGGTGGCCGGCTTCGCGGCGGGGTTGCCGCCGGACGCGGTGGTGCTGGGGCACGGGTGGGACGAGTCGACGTGGCAGCGGCCGGTGCCGCCGGACGCGCGGCAGTTGTCGGCGGCGTCGGGCGGACGGCGGGTGTACCTGTCTCAGGCGTCGATCCATTCGGCGCTGGTGTCGTCGGAGATGTTGGCGGCGGTGCCGGGTCTGGCGGAACGCTCCGATCCGCCAGGGTGGGTGCGGGAGGACGACCATCACGCGGTGCGGGCGCTGGCGTTCGGGTCGTTGACGCCGGCGCAGCGCACCTCGGCGCAGCGGGCCGCGTTGGCTGCGGCGGCCGGGGTGGGTATCGCGGCGGTGCACGAGTGCGGCGGTCCGCAGACGTCGTCGGAGTCCGACTTCGTCGGTGTGTTGGCGATGTCGGGCGACGGCCTGCCGGAGGTGTACGGGTACTGGGGGGAGTTTCTGGGGGCGGCCCGGGCACGGGAGTTGGGCGCGGTGGCTGCTGGTGGTGACCTGTACGCCGACGGCGCGTTGGGGTCGCGGACGGCGTACCTGTCGCAGCCGTACGTCGATGGCGGCGGCTGCGGCAGTTGTTTCCTGGCCGCCGATCAGGTCGCGGCGCATCTGGTGGACTGTGTCCGGTCGGGGGTGCAGGGCGGGTTCCACGCGATCGGTGACGCGGCGGTGGCGGCGGTCGTGGACGGCTTCGCGGTGGCGGCCGGCGAGGTCGGGGTGGAGCGGTTGCGGGCCGGTCGGCACCGGGTGGAGCATGTCGAGTTGGTCGACAAGCGGGTGATCGGGGCGTTCGTCGAGTTCGGGGTGGTGGCTAGCGTGCAGCCGGCGTTCGACCGGTTGTGGGGTGGTGAGGGTCAGATGTACGCGGCCCGGCTGGGCGTGGACCGGGCGTTGGCGTCGAATCCGTTCGGTGCGTTGCACGGGGTGGGCGTCACGTTGGCGTTCGGTTCGGACTCGCCGGTGACGCCGCTGGATCCGTGGGGTGCCGTGCGGGCCGCGGTTTCGCATTTCAATCCGGCGTCGCGGTTGGCGGTTCGGTCGGCGTTCGCCGCGCACACCAGGGGCGGTTGGCGGGCGTTGCCACCGGGAGTGGTGCAGACCGCGCAGGAGGGGGCGTTGGCGCTGGGCGCGGCGGCGACGTTCGCGGTGTGGGAGACGCCGGCGGGTGTGTCGGCGGACGGCCTGCCGGTTCTGGTGGCGGAGGATCCGGCGCTGCGCGGGCCGGCGGATCCGACGCCGCTGCCGCGGTGTCTGCGGACGGTGCTGCGGGGTCGGGAGATCTTCGTGGCGGCGGATCGGGTGGCCGGCGTGGGGTGAGCGGGGGTGCCCGGTGACACGCCGGTGGTGACACGCCGGTGGCGGTGGTCGATGTCCCTGGGCCGGGTTGACAGCACCGGGGGTGGCCCGCGTACCGTCTTTGAGTCCTACCACGGGAAGCGGCTGTTGTTCGCTTCGTTTCTTCGTCCGCTGGCCGAGCGACTGTTGTCGCAGTGTGGTGGTGCCGCTCGTGGATCGCCACGGGTGGTGCCCGCATCGGCCAGGTCCAGTGGGCGAGGGTCGGCGAGGCGGCGCGAACCGGCCGCGACTTTCCGGTGTACGGGCAGGTGGTCGTGCGGGGCCAGTAGACAACGGTCCGTCGGGGGCAGCCAGTTCCCGGTTGGCCGGTCCGAAGGTCACCGTACGGTCGTCCTGCCGCATCGGCGGGGGAGGGGCCTGGGAGCGCGGGGCGCGGCCGGATCGGCCGCGCCCCGATTTCTCGTTTGGCGGCCGGTGCGTCGCCGGCTGTGGCTGTCGCTGTCGTCGTCGGATGGGCGGGATTGCCGGTAGCCTTCGTCGGACGGTTCGGTGGCTGCCGCGGGTGGTGGCCTGGCGGGTGGGGCTCGACGTGGCGATGGTGGATGCGGCGGTGGTGCCGGAGCGGTCGCGGCCGGTGGCGCTCGCGGCGGTGGACGGCCCGTTGGGGTTGCCGTGGGCGATCGGTCTGGCGGTGTTGTCGGGTGCGGCGCTGTTGGTGGCTTTTCCGCCGTACGGCTGGTGGTGGGCGGCCCCGGTGGGGGTGGCGGCGTTGTCGGTGGCGGTGCATCGGCGTCGGTTGCGGGCGGGTGCGGGTTTGGGGTTCGTGGCCGGGGTGGTGTTCTTCGCGCCGTTGCTGAGTTGGACGAATCTGCACACGGGCAGTTTGCCGTGGGTGTTGTTGTCGGGCTTGCAGGCCGGTTACCTGGCGTTGCTGGGTGCGGTGGCGGCGTTCGTGTCGCCGGTGGTGGATCGTCGCCGGGTGGTGCTGTGGCCGGTGGTGACCGGGTTGTTGTGGGTGGGGCAGGAGGCGTTGCGGGGTCGGACGCCGTTTGGTGGGTTTCCGTGGGGGCGGTTGGCGTTCAGTCAGGGTGATTCGCCGGTGTTGTCGTGGGCGGCGGTGGGTGGGGCGCCGTTGGTGACGTTCGTGGTGGCGGTGGCCGGTGGGGCGGTGGCCGCTGGGGTGTGGCGTTCCTGGCGTTCGTGGCGGGGTTTGGCGCTGGTGGTCGGGGGTTTCGGGGTGGCGGTGCTGGTGCTGCTGGTGGGTGGGTTGGTGCCGGTGGGGGGCGGGTCGTCGGGTTCGGTGGTGGTGGCGCTCGTGCAGGGCAACGTGCCGCGGATGGGGTTGGATTTCAACGCCCAGCGCCGGGCTGTGTTGGACAACCATGTGCAGGGCACGGTCGGGTTGGCGCGGCGGGTGGCGGCCGGTGAGGTGCCGGCGCCGGATCTGGTGGTGTGGCCGGAGAACGCCAGCGACGTGGATCCGACGCGTGACCCGCGGGCGGCGGCGAGTATCGATGAGGCGGCGGCCGCTGTCGGGGTGCCGATCCTGGTGGGTGCGTTGGCGTACGGGCCTGGTGCCGGGGAGGTGCGCAACGTGAGCCTGGTGTGGGAGCCGGGTTCCGGTGGCGACGTGGAGCAGGTGTACGTGAAGCGGCATCCGGTGCCGTTCGCGGAGTATGTGCCGTTTCGGCGGTTGGCGCGGATGGTCACCGATCAGGTGGATCTGGTCCGGGCGGATTTCGTGGCCGGTTCGCAGCCGGGTGTGCTGCGGGTGGGTCCGGTGGCGGTCAGCGGCGTCATCTGTTTCGAGGTGGCCTACGACGGGTTGGTTCGCGACACGGTGACCGGTGGTGCGCAGGTGTTGGCGGTGCAGACGAACAACGCGACGTTCAATGAGGCCGAGGCGGCGCAGCAGTTGGCGATGGTGCGGTTGCGGGCGGTGGAGCATGGTCGGGCCGGGTTGATGGCGTCGACCGTTGGCATATCAGCGTTTGTCGATCAGAATGGGCGGGTGTCGCAGCCGACCCGGTTCAACACGGCGGCCGCCGTGGTGAGTGAGCTCGAGCTCGGGGCGACGCGTACTCTTGCGACTCGGATGGGTTTCTGGCCCGAAGCGGTGCTGGTGGTGTTCGCCGGCGTGGTGCTGGTCGCCGCGGTGTGGCTGCGGCGGCGGGTGGTCAGTTCGGATACGGAGGTACGGTGAGCGAGGCGGTGTCGGCGGGCGGTGGCCCGGAGGGCTACCCGGGTGTCGGTCGGGTGCTGGTGGTCGTTCCCACCTACAACGAGGCGGAGAACGTACGTCTGATCACCGCCCGGATCCGCGACGCCGTGCCCCAGGTCGACGTGCTGATCGCCGACGACAACTCGCCGGACGGTACCGGGGCGGTCGCCGATGAGCTGGCTGCGGCCGACGGCCAGGTGCATGTGCTGCACCGGCCGGGTAAGCAGGGTCTCGGCGCGGCCTACGTCGCCGGGTTCGGCTGGGCGCGGGAGCGTGGTTACGACGCGGTGGTCGAGATGGACGCTGACGGGTCGCATGCTCCGGAGCAGTTGCCGCAGCTGCTGGACGCGGCGCGGGACGCCGACGTGGTGATCGGTTCCCGGTGGGTGCCGGGCGGTGAGGTGGTGAACTGGCCCCGGCACCGGTGGGTGCTGTCGCAGGGGGCGAACCTGTACACGCGGTTGGCGCTGGGTATGCCGGTGCGGGACGCGACCGGTGGTTACCGGGTGTACCGGATCGCGGTGCTCGACAAGATCGACTACGCGAGTGTGTCGTCGCAGGGCTATTCGTTCCAGGTGGAGCTGACCTGGCGGGCACACCGTGAGGGGTTCCGCATCGTCGAGGTGCCGATCACGTTCGCGGAGCGGGAGCAGGGCGCGAGCAAGATGAGCGCCTCGATCGTGCGGGAGGCGTTGTGGCGGGTGACCGTCTGGGGGGTTCGGGCCCGCCGGGACGGGTTGACCGGCCGGCGTCGTGACACGGCTTCGGCGCGCTGGCCGTGACGACGGCGCGTGTCATGCTGGACAGGTGACGTGACGCCACGTTCGCAGGAGGTGACATGCGCCGGGGAGTGCGGTTGATCCCGTTGGCGTTGGCGGCTGGTCTGGTTCTGGAGGTCGCCGTTTTCCTGCTGATCGCCCATCAGATCGGCTACGGGTGGGCGTTGCTCTTGGTGCTGGCCGCTTCCCTGGCGGGTATGGCGCTGTTGCGTCGGGAAGGGATGCGTGCCTGGCGGAGTTTCCGGGCGGCGGCGCAGTCCGGTCGTCCGCCCGGCGAGCAGGTCAGTGACGGTCTGCTCGGGTTGGTCGCTGGTGTGTTGTTGGCGACGCCAGGGCTGGTCAGTGGCGTGTTCGGTGGTGTGTTGGCGGTGCCGCAGGTGCGGCGGGTGGTGCGGCGGCGGGTTCAGGTCGCTGCGGAGCGGCGGATGTCGTCGGCGGCGGCCGGGGAGATGTTCGGGCCGCGCCGGGTGCGGGTGTATCCGCCGTCGGCGGCGGACCGGCCACCGGCTGGGTCTGCGGACGGTTCCGCGCAGCAGGCTGCTGCGGCCGGTCCGACGATCGAAGGGGAGATCGTCGACCCGCCGCGGTGAGTGGGCACGCCGGGCCGGGAGCGCGACGACGCCCCTGACGCCGGGGTACGGCGTCAGGGGCGTCGGTGTCTGGTCTGCCCGCCGGTCGGGCGGGGTGGGTGGTCAGACGCCGCCGCGCCGGTTGCGGACCTCCTGCAGACGTTCGGCCAGGATGTCCTCCAGTTCGGCGATCGACCGCCGTTCCAGGAGCATGTCCCAGTGGGTGCGTGGCGGCTTGGCCTTCTTCTGCTCCGGTTCGCTGCCGTCGACCAGCCGGGCGACGCTGCCGTCGAACTTGCATTCCCAGGTCACCGGCACCTCTGCGTCGACGGCGAACGGGACCTCGAACTGGTGGCCTTTGGCGCAGAGGTACTCGCGGGTCTGGCGCGGCGCGAGTTCCGTGTTGCGGTCGGACTCGTAGCTGACTGCTCCCAGACGGCTTCCGCGCAGCATGCGCTCGCCCATGATCGGCTATCCCCTCGGTCGTGGTGCTGGTCTTCAGGTGTAACGATGTGCACGGGGCGGGCGATTCCCGCTGTCGACGGGCGCTGCCTGGTAGCGGCAGGCCCGCGCCCGGACGTGTGCGAGCGTATCCGGCCGATGCTCGCTGCTGCCGTGTCACCGGTGCGCGGACGCCGTCGCCGCCGGGGTGAAACATGGCGTTAACG is a window from the Solwaraspora sp. WMMD792 genome containing:
- a CDS encoding Lrp/AsnC family transcriptional regulator, yielding MEETDRAIVAALTTDGRVSYTELAERVGLSVSAVHQRVRRLEQRGVVNGYTARVSYEAVGLPLSAFVAIRPLDPSQPDDAPERLSHLAEIDSCYSVAGEDFYLLLVRVASPADLERLLQEIRTAANVTTRTTVVLSTPYESRPPKLV
- a CDS encoding FxsA family protein, producing MRRGVRLIPLALAAGLVLEVAVFLLIAHQIGYGWALLLVLAASLAGMALLRREGMRAWRSFRAAAQSGRPPGEQVSDGLLGLVAGVLLATPGLVSGVFGGVLAVPQVRRVVRRRVQVAAERRMSSAAAGEMFGPRRVRVYPPSAADRPPAGSADGSAQQAAAAGPTIEGEIVDPPR
- a CDS encoding lysine 2,3-aminomutase, encoding MPQPISADSPGTTPTLPQPYEYQRRELVEPDWTRLPGWRDVTPDQWQSAQWQRAHCVKTVAQLHAVLGDLVDDGFYAELDADQSRHATMSMLVTPQMINTMVPASAPDTDSLRADPIRRYMLPLASDRRTDWPSHPYASRDSLHEHDMWVAEGLTHRYPTKVLAELLATCPQYCGHCTRMDLVGNSTPTIDKLRLTLKPTNRYQAHLDYLRGHPGVRDVVVSGGDVANLPWRHLESYLQSLLEIDSIRDIRLATKALMGLPQHWLQPDVVTGLERVARTAASRGVNLAIHTHVNHVQSLTPLVARAAQTALDVGIRDVRNQGVLMRGVNADLHSLLDLCFALQGEAGILPYYFYLCDMIPNAEHWRVPVRTAQQLQHDLMGYLPGYATPRIVCDVPLVGKRWVHMLTEYDREHGISYWTKNYRTSLDSSDDLGRRYPYYDPIDTLPESGQRWWSRQRTTTTG
- the lnt gene encoding apolipoprotein N-acyltransferase; protein product: MVDAAVVPERSRPVALAAVDGPLGLPWAIGLAVLSGAALLVAFPPYGWWWAAPVGVAALSVAVHRRRLRAGAGLGFVAGVVFFAPLLSWTNLHTGSLPWVLLSGLQAGYLALLGAVAAFVSPVVDRRRVVLWPVVTGLLWVGQEALRGRTPFGGFPWGRLAFSQGDSPVLSWAAVGGAPLVTFVVAVAGGAVAAGVWRSWRSWRGLALVVGGFGVAVLVLLVGGLVPVGGGSSGSVVVALVQGNVPRMGLDFNAQRRAVLDNHVQGTVGLARRVAAGEVPAPDLVVWPENASDVDPTRDPRAAASIDEAAAAVGVPILVGALAYGPGAGEVRNVSLVWEPGSGGDVEQVYVKRHPVPFAEYVPFRRLARMVTDQVDLVRADFVAGSQPGVLRVGPVAVSGVICFEVAYDGLVRDTVTGGAQVLAVQTNNATFNEAEAAQQLAMVRLRAVEHGRAGLMASTVGISAFVDQNGRVSQPTRFNTAAAVVSELELGATRTLATRMGFWPEAVLVVFAGVVLVAAVWLRRRVVSSDTEVR
- a CDS encoding polyprenol monophosphomannose synthase, producing the protein MSEAVSAGGGPEGYPGVGRVLVVVPTYNEAENVRLITARIRDAVPQVDVLIADDNSPDGTGAVADELAAADGQVHVLHRPGKQGLGAAYVAGFGWARERGYDAVVEMDADGSHAPEQLPQLLDAARDADVVIGSRWVPGGEVVNWPRHRWVLSQGANLYTRLALGMPVRDATGGYRVYRIAVLDKIDYASVSSQGYSFQVELTWRAHREGFRIVEVPITFAEREQGASKMSASIVREALWRVTVWGVRARRDGLTGRRRDTASARWP
- a CDS encoding RNA polymerase-binding protein RbpA, with translation MGERMLRGSRLGAVSYESDRNTELAPRQTREYLCAKGHQFEVPFAVDAEVPVTWECKFDGSVARLVDGSEPEQKKAKPPRTHWDMLLERRSIAELEDILAERLQEVRNRRGGV
- a CDS encoding amidohydrolase family protein encodes the protein MTTRTVGSEAGLPAVLYRGGRLYCPAVPGATALLVRDGRIGWLGADADAPRADVVVDLAGALVTPAFVDAHVHATDTGLVLSGLNLSSVRSPAELVDRVAGFAAGLPPDAVVLGHGWDESTWQRPVPPDARQLSAASGGRRVYLSQASIHSALVSSEMLAAVPGLAERSDPPGWVREDDHHAVRALAFGSLTPAQRTSAQRAALAAAAGVGIAAVHECGGPQTSSESDFVGVLAMSGDGLPEVYGYWGEFLGAARARELGAVAAGGDLYADGALGSRTAYLSQPYVDGGGCGSCFLAADQVAAHLVDCVRSGVQGGFHAIGDAAVAAVVDGFAVAAGEVGVERLRAGRHRVEHVELVDKRVIGAFVEFGVVASVQPAFDRLWGGEGQMYAARLGVDRALASNPFGALHGVGVTLAFGSDSPVTPLDPWGAVRAAVSHFNPASRLAVRSAFAAHTRGGWRALPPGVVQTAQEGALALGAAATFAVWETPAGVSADGLPVLVAEDPALRGPADPTPLPRCLRTVLRGREIFVAADRVAGVG
- a CDS encoding CsbD family protein; the protein is MGMTDKARNKAEELKGQAKERYGAATDNEQMRAEGAAEASKARTKDAGEHAKDAGRNVRDAFSG
- a CDS encoding DUF4037 domain-containing protein; protein product: MSFLPGLELSRRFHHAVVAPAIAARFPRLRYAAARMDTGSELFGFDTERSRDHDWGPRVQVFLDRADAGLADQVCAAVTEEMPATFLGFPTRFAPDADRSLGVPALDGARHGVTVTDVAAWCQRVLGFDPADGPGRLDWLATPTQRLAEFTAGDVFHDALPELVARSAGPTGGLTGRRAVLAWYPPDIWRYVLAAAWARVAGEEPFVGRCGEVGDEIGGAVVTARIVRDLMRLALLVGRCYPPYHKWLGSAFARLPDDDGLCATLAAALSATGWSVRQRRLCQAYELLAVRTNQLALAAPVEPTVRPFRDRPFLVLDAARFARALWSAIGDRELRALPVLGAVDQVVDHTALLTDVARTRTVMGCVLGLDHDGTRPNER
- a CDS encoding acyl-CoA dehydrogenase family protein, which produces MTVERVLPTPEAYDLIELATELADRELAGRAADFEARAEFPREVVRTLGRAGLLGLPFAESDGGAGQPYEVYLQVLEVLASRWLAVAEAVSVHTLSCYPVAEYGTDRQRKLLPEMLGGELLGAYCLSEPQGGSDAAALTTRAVRDGDDYVVTGTKAWITHAAVADFYNVFCRTGGPGTRGISCLFVPAGTAGVLPQPAERTMGLRSSPVAQLVFDQARVPAEHLVGAAGSGFGVAMSALAAGRLGIAACAVGLAQAALDHAVGYAREREQFGRPIIDLQGLGFLLADMATQVSAARAVTLAAARLRDAGRAYAVEAAKAKLFATDVAMKVTVDAVQVLGGYGYVADHPVERYLREAKVLQIVEGTNQIQRVVISRALAR